From the Chitinophaga lutea genome, the window ACCAATGCTGCACTCGTTCTTTTCGTCGTGTGCCATGAACTTGGTGGTTTTCTTTACGAACTTACCATAGATCGGGTGTTTCACCTTACGCTCAACGCTCACGGTTACAGTCTTATCCATTTTGTTGCTGGATACTACGCCGATCCTGGTTTTTCTTAATTTTCTTTCGGTCATTTTGAAAGTTATTTTACCTCCAAACCGCTTTTTACGCGGCTATAAATTTGTTAATTGTTATGCTGGTCAATAGCTATCACTATTCCAACCCTTGGCTGGGAATTAGAATCCCAACGCTCTTCTGCGAAGTTCAGTCTGGATGCGCGCAATCTCCCTTCTCATGAAACGGATGCTCATGGGATTTTCGATCGGCGTTACCGCATGGCTGAACGTGATCTTTTTCAGGCGCAGTGACTCTTCAGACAGTTTCTCCTTCAGGTCCTGGTCGCTCAGGCTTTTAAGATCCAGTTTTGCTTTAGGCATTGTATTAAATTTTGTTTCTGGTTATCAGGTTTGTTTAAAAGAACCGGGTGCTGATTAAGCAACGTAGTCGCGGCGTACTACGAATTTCACCTTGATCGGCAGTTTCTGTGCGGCCAGCTCCATAGCTTCTTTGGCTACTTGCATGGGCACACCGTCTGCTTCAAACAGGATGCGACCGGGCTTTACAACGGCTGCCCAATGGTCGGGAGCACCTTTACCTTTACCCATCCTCACTTCCAGCGGCTTAGCAGTGATCGGCTTGTCGGGGAAAATACGGATCCACACGTTACCTTCACGCTTCATATGCCTGGTCAGAGCGACACGTGCAGCTTCAATCTGACGGTCTGTGATCCACTTAGGTTCCAATGCTTTAAGGCCGAATGAACCGAAAGAAAGGGCTGCGCCTCTCTTAGCGTTACCTTTGATGCGGCCTTTGTGCATCTTCCTGTGTTTCGTTCTCTTGGGCTGTAACATCGTTTATGTTGTTAAAAAGTTTGTTTAAATGATATTTCTAACGGCTGCATGATTATTTGCGGGGACCACGGTCTCCACCACCTCTTCTCTCGCCGCCACCGCGGTTATCTCTTCTTTCGCCGCCGCGTCCGCCACGGTCTCCACCGCGCTCGCCGCCACCGATACGGCTTTCACCGCCTTCTTTGCCGGAAATGGCATTCGGGTTCAGATCACGTTTACCCAGTACTTCACCTTTACAGATCCACACTTTGATACCGATTTTACCGTAAACGGTCAAAGCGAACAAAGATGCGTAATCGATATCCATGCGGTAAGTATGCAGGGGCACACGGCCTTGTTTCATTTCTTCTGAACGGGCAATTTCAGCACCGCCCAAACGGCCGCCTACTTTCACCTTGATACCTTCTGCACCCATGCGCAGTGCGGTAGCAATCGCCATTTTGATGGCGCGTTTATAGTTGATGCGGCTTTCGATCTGTTTTGCGATCGTTTCAGCAACGATGGTAGCATCCACTTCAGGGCGACGGATCTCGAGGATGTTGATCTGAACATCTTCTTTGCCTGTCAGCTTCTTCAGCTCTTCCTTGATGCGATCCACTTCGTTACCGCCTTTACCTATGATGATACCAGGTTTGGAGGTATGGATGGTGATGATGAGCTTACCCAGGGTACGCTCGATCACTACGCGGGAGATACCGCCTTTGTTGATACGGGCATTCAGGTAAGTCCTGATTTTGTTATCTTCGATCAGCTTGGTAGCATAATCTTTTTTGCTGCCATACCAATTAGAGTCCCATCCTCTGATGATACCTAACCTGTTACCAATAGGATTTGTTTTCTGACCCATGTTCTGGTTTTATTTGTCTATGAGTTTAAATATATTTTTTCCTACAGTTTGCTATTATTGGGCAGCGCGGCCGTCCACAACAATTGTTACGTGATTGCTTCTCTTACGGATACGGTAACCACGGCCTTGCGGTGCGGGGCGCATCCTTTTGAGTACGCGGCCACCGTCTACAAATACGGTTTTCACGAACAGGTTAGCATCTTCTACCCTTGCCCCTTCGTTCTTCACTTTCCAGTTAGCCACAGCGGAGAGCAACAGTTTCTCCAGCGGGGTGCTCGGGTGTTTAGGATGGAATTTCAAAATATTCAAAGCTTTCTCTACATCCAGACCGCGGATCAGGTCTGCAAGCAAACGCATTTTGCGGGTAGATGTAGGATTATTGTTCAGCTTAGCTACTGCTTCCATTGTTATTAATTTCTGTGTTATATGAGTTTCTTGTTTCAGCGTCCGGTCTTGCTGTTTCCATCGCCTTTCATTTGTTCTCTTTTACCGGAACCGAAAACGGGAAACCTTCAAACCGATGACTACATTTTTTTGTTAGCGTGCCCTTTAAAGTTGCGGGTTGGCGCAAATTCACCCAGTTTATGACCTACCATAAACTCGGTTACGTACACCGGGATGAACTTGTTACCGTTGTGAACGGCAAAAGTGTGGCCCACAAAATCCGGAGTGATGGTAGAACGGCGGCTCCAGGTTTTGATAACCGTGCGCTTGGTGCCTTCATTTTGCTTTTCTACCTTCTTCTCTAATTTAAAGTCTACGTAAGGACCTTTTTTAATGGAACGACCCATGTTGTTGTTTATTTAAGATTTCAACCCCGGCCCTGCCGGGATTGAAACTCGTTATACGTAATTATAATTTCTTACCGTCTTTACGGCTGATGATCAGTTTGTCAGAGCTCTTATGCGACTTCCTGGTTTTCAGACCTTTCGCATATTTACCTGTTCTGGACCTCGGGTGACCGCCTGAAGATTTACCTTCACCACCACCCATCGGGTGATCCACAGGGTTCATCGCTACACCACGGTTGCGGGGTTTGATACCTCTCCAGCGGTTGGCACCGGCTTTACCGATGGACTGCAGGGCGTGGTCGGAGTTGGAAACTGTACCTACGGTGGCGATGCAGGTGCTCAGCACTTTGCGCAGCTCGCCGGAAGGCATTTTCAATACGGCGTATTTTTCTTCCTTGTTGCTCAGCTGGGCATAAGTACCTGCGCTGCGTGCAATGGCGCCGCCTTTACCAGGCTGCAGCTCGATGTTGTGCACCACAGTACCCAGGGGCATGTTTTTCAGCGGTAACGCATTACCCAGTTCAGGAGCCACATCGGTGCCGCTGATCACAGTGGCGCCCACCTGCAGGCCCTGGGGAGCAAGGATGTAACGTTTCTCACCGTCTGCATAGTTCAGCAGCGCGATGAAAGCGGTACGGTTCGGATCGTATTCAATTGTTTTTACGGTTGCGGGAACATTGGCCTTATCGCGTTTGAAATCCACGATACGGTATTGTTTTTTGTGACCGCCACCGATGTAACGCATAGACCTTCTGCCCTGTGCGTTTCTACCGCCGGTACGCTGTGCAGGAGCCAGCAGGCTCTTCTCAGGGGTGTCCGTAGTCAGCTCTGCGTATGCATTGCCAATCTTCCAACGGGTACCGGCTGTAATCGGTTTGTACTTTTTCAGTGCCATTTTCTACTTAATTCAATGATTTAATAGACTATTTATAAGTTGATCTGTATATACATCCAGGTTAGCGGCTTACGCCGTTAACGGCACTGGTATATTATATGTTAGCATACAGATCGATGGATTCTCCTTCAGCCAGTGTCACCACTGCTTTCTTGTAAGAAGGCTTACGACCGGAAATAAAGCCGGCTTTGGTAAAGCGGGTTTTATTCTTGCCGGGCATTACCATGGTGTTCACTTCCGCAACGGTTACGCCGTAGAAGTCTTCCACTGCTTTTTTGATCTCCAGTTTGTTGGCTTTTTTGTCAACAATGAAGTAAAAGCGGTTGAACTTTTCGGTAGCCTTATTTACCTTCTCCGATATCACCGGTTTGATTAAAACATCAGACAGTTTCATCTGCTATAATTTGATTTGTTATCGGTCAGATGGAACCCTGCGGTTTCATCTTCGTTATTTTTTTGTTTCAGCAAGACGGAACCTTGTGGTTACATCTTTTATTCGCTCTGTGCCGCAAGCCAATGTTGCATCGGCGCACGGCCCTGTTTATTTATGCCTCTACGATGTCAGCCGGCTCTTCAGTGAAGATCTTGGCTGCGCTTTCCGTGATCACCAGGTAGTTGCTGTTCATGATCTCGTAAGTGTTCACGTCGCTCAGCACGGTGCTGTCCACAGTCGGGATGTTGCGCAGTGACAGGTATACGTTGTCATTGTACTCAGGCAGTACCACCAGGGTCTTTTTGCCTGCTACGTTGATGTTCAGGTTTTTGAGGATGCCTTCGAACTGTTTGGTCTTCGGCGCGTCCAGCTTGATATCTTCAACGATGATGATGCTGTTTTCTTTCGCTTTCACAGACAGGGCGGAGATTTTCGCCACGTCTTTCACCTTACGGTTCAGTTTGATGTCGTAACCGTGGGGTTTGGGACCGAAAATGGTACCACCACCTTTATACAACGGGTTACGGATGTTACCTTTACGGGAACCGCCGGTACCTTTTTGTTTGTGCAGCTTGCGGGAAGCACCTTTCACTTCAGCACGCGTTTTCACTTTGTGCGTACCCTGGCGCTGTGCAGCCAGGTATTGCTTTACAGCGAGGTAGATCACGTGATTGTTCGGCTCAACACCAAAGATCTCTTCAGGAAGCTCAATAGTCCTGCCGGTCTTCTTACCTTCTATATTTAAAATATCTAGTTGCATATTACTTCTGGATTAAAACGATTGAACCAATGTGGCCGGGAACGGAACCACTTACCAGGATATAATTTTTGTCAGGGAAAATCTTCACGATCTTCAGACCTTTCACTTTCACTCTCTCATTGCCCATCTGACCTGCCATG encodes:
- the rplD gene encoding 50S ribosomal protein L4 — encoded protein: MQLDILNIEGKKTGRTIELPEEIFGVEPNNHVIYLAVKQYLAAQRQGTHKVKTRAEVKGASRKLHKQKGTGGSRKGNIRNPLYKGGGTIFGPKPHGYDIKLNRKVKDVAKISALSVKAKENSIIIVEDIKLDAPKTKQFEGILKNLNINVAGKKTLVVLPEYNDNVYLSLRNIPTVDSTVLSDVNTYEIMNSNYLVITESAAKIFTEEPADIVEA
- the rpmC gene encoding 50S ribosomal protein L29, translated to MPKAKLDLKSLSDQDLKEKLSEESLRLKKITFSHAVTPIENPMSIRFMRREIARIQTELRRRALGF
- the rplV gene encoding 50S ribosomal protein L22; translated protein: MEAVAKLNNNPTSTRKMRLLADLIRGLDVEKALNILKFHPKHPSTPLEKLLLSAVANWKVKNEGARVEDANLFVKTVFVDGGRVLKRMRPAPQGRGYRIRKRSNHVTIVVDGRAAQ
- the rplP gene encoding 50S ribosomal protein L16, which encodes MLQPKRTKHRKMHKGRIKGNAKRGAALSFGSFGLKALEPKWITDRQIEAARVALTRHMKREGNVWIRIFPDKPITAKPLEVRMGKGKGAPDHWAAVVKPGRILFEADGVPMQVAKEAMELAAQKLPIKVKFVVRRDYVA
- the rplW gene encoding 50S ribosomal protein L23 translates to MKLSDVLIKPVISEKVNKATEKFNRFYFIVDKKANKLEIKKAVEDFYGVTVAEVNTMVMPGKNKTRFTKAGFISGRKPSYKKAVVTLAEGESIDLYANI
- the rpsC gene encoding 30S ribosomal protein S3; the encoded protein is MGQKTNPIGNRLGIIRGWDSNWYGSKKDYATKLIEDNKIRTYLNARINKGGISRVVIERTLGKLIITIHTSKPGIIIGKGGNEVDRIKEELKKLTGKEDVQINILEIRRPEVDATIVAETIAKQIESRINYKRAIKMAIATALRMGAEGIKVKVGGRLGGAEIARSEEMKQGRVPLHTYRMDIDYASLFALTVYGKIGIKVWICKGEVLGKRDLNPNAISGKEGGESRIGGGERGGDRGGRGGERRDNRGGGERRGGGDRGPRK
- the rplB gene encoding 50S ribosomal protein L2, yielding MALKKYKPITAGTRWKIGNAYAELTTDTPEKSLLAPAQRTGGRNAQGRRSMRYIGGGHKKQYRIVDFKRDKANVPATVKTIEYDPNRTAFIALLNYADGEKRYILAPQGLQVGATVISGTDVAPELGNALPLKNMPLGTVVHNIELQPGKGGAIARSAGTYAQLSNKEEKYAVLKMPSGELRKVLSTCIATVGTVSNSDHALQSIGKAGANRWRGIKPRNRGVAMNPVDHPMGGGEGKSSGGHPRSRTGKYAKGLKTRKSHKSSDKLIISRKDGKKL
- the rpsQ gene encoding 30S ribosomal protein S17, encoding MTERKLRKTRIGVVSSNKMDKTVTVSVERKVKHPIYGKFVKKTTKFMAHDEKNECSIGDTVRIMETRPLSKNKCWRMVEVIEKVK
- the rpsS gene encoding 30S ribosomal protein S19 — encoded protein: MGRSIKKGPYVDFKLEKKVEKQNEGTKRTVIKTWSRRSTITPDFVGHTFAVHNGNKFIPVYVTEFMVGHKLGEFAPTRNFKGHANKKM